A DNA window from Mastacembelus armatus chromosome 11, fMasArm1.2, whole genome shotgun sequence contains the following coding sequences:
- the zbtb22a gene encoding zinc finger and BTB domain-containing protein 22, translating to MDPTCSVSAAPAGLTVQVCFPGARAAVLDNLNRQREEGRLCDLSIQVQGQVFKAHRCVLAASSPYFHDQVLLKNVTTVSLPSVMDPVAFESVLSSAYTGQLSIVHDDIVNYVTVASFLQMWHIVDKCTEILKRPRPSADATLGESTAAHPGTSSRQQSPSSTDCLYLEREGRRRERKPDALPPLATWRRPQQFSRWGRPRTSSAQHLADSQLDALPDYTENDYNSCEEAWITSHAKTGHFAHDGPGHSSRHHGGFPNGETLKQKVRLQQRGAPLSADRLHDKNRESGDIDEAQEKRKNDKREIEADEGVGEEEVEMKESSAQIGHCVSFHPVSSERVGAEQAPGKSSGEDTKLKGQGDSVRSDHSSDLPSVHACHTGEGASGPSCPGSTRQQWQPSPWSQQNQRPQEGEGGSCSKDEDEDEEEEDVDFECFTEGTFSRDTYDEIEDGTGQVSQRPLVPVSPDFTMASSEVTWPSTSMGHGGPLTPTSSRHLSSSSAAFPPPPSPPTPSSSSSVSLAGTPYTGKVHFCHCGKAYTLKSMRDRHVKMQHLNLRPFGCPVCTKSFKMKHHLTKHLKTHGGLRPYECSLCGKKVIWRDSFLRHQARCERLASSSSANGNNTSTAAADVDDSYTYGFDEGEAFLATGGQVKVEEVDFHGEMEHRMDGLLGSVSGIVDELRTHSQNLDTGNHVFKEEVSESFSGN from the exons ATGGATCCGAcctgcagtgtttctgcagctccAGCTGGTTTGACAGTCCAGGTGTGTTTCCCCGGTGCCCGTGCTGCTGTGTTGGACAACCTGAACCGCCAGCGGGAAGAGGGCAGGTTGTGCGACCTCTCTATCCAGGTGCAAGGTCAAGTGTTCAAGGCCCACCGTTGTGTGCTTGCTGCATCCTCACCCTACTTTCATGACCAG GTGTTACTGAAGAATGTCACAACGGTTTCCCTGCCCTCAGTCATGGACCCAGTGGCCTTTGAGAGCGTCCTCAGTTCTGCCTACACAGGTCAGTTGAGCATTGTGCATGATGACATTGTCAACTATGTCACAGTAGCCAGTTTCCTTCAGATGTGGCACATTGTGGACAAATGCACTGAGATCTTGAAGAGGCCCCGGCCATCTGCAGATGCCACCCTTGGAGAGAGCACTGCAGCTCACCCGGGCACTTCATCTCGACAGCAGTCCCCAAGCAGCACCGACTGCTTATATCTGGAAAGGGaggggagaaggagggagaggaaacCTGATGCTTTGCCTCCCTTGGCTACATGGAGACGCCCGCAGCAGTTTTCTAGATGGGGGCGGCCACGTACCTCATCAGCCCAGCACTTAGCAGATTCTCAACTGGACGCCCTCCCTGATTATACAGAAAATGATTACAACAGCTGTGAGGAGGCTTGGATAACAAGTCATGCCAAAACTGGCCATTTTGCACATGATGGACCTGGCCATAGTAGCCGGCACCACGGGGGGTTCCCTAATGGTgagacattaaaacagaaagtcAGGTTACAACAACGGGGAGCACCACTGAGCGCTGATAGACTGCATGATAAAAATAGAGAGAGCGGGGACATTGATGAGGCacaagagaagaggaagaatgaCAAAAGAGAGATTGAGGCAGATGAAGGAGTaggagaagaggaggtggagatgaaGGAAAGCTCTGCACAAATAGGACACTGTG TGTCCTTTCACCCAGTTTCTAGTGAGCGTGTGGGAGCCGAACAAGCCCCTGGGAAGTCTAGTGGGGAAGACACAAAACTAAAAGGTCAAGGAGATTCGGTCAGAAGTGATCACTCCTCAGACCTCCCCAGTGTGCATGCTTGCCATACAGGTGAAGGAGCGTCAGGCCCGTCCTGTCCAGGTTCAACCCGGCAGCAGTGGCAGCCAAGTCCCTGGTCTCAGCAAAACCAGAGGCCACAGGAAGGAGAGGGTGGCAGCTGCAGTaaagatgaggatgaagatgaggaggaagaggatgtggACTTTGAATGTTTCACAGAAGGGACCTTTAGCAGAGACACGTATGATGAAATTGAAGATGGCACAGGGCAAGTGTCCCAGAGACCTTTAGTGCCTGTGTCTCCTGACTTCACCATGGCAAGCTCAGAGGTGACCTGGCCCTCCACCAGCATGGGACATGGTGGCCCATTGACCCCCACCTCCAGCCGCCATTTGTCCTCATCTTCTGCTGCTTTCCCACCACCCCCTTCACCCCCAACcccatcttcatcatcctcagtGTCCCTGGCTGGCACACCCTACACAGGAAAAGTTCACTTTTGCCACTGCGGCAAAGCCTACACACTGAAGAGTATGCGTGATCGGCACGTGAAGATGCAGCACCTCAATCTGCGGCCTTTTGGCTGTCCTGTTTGCACAAAGTCCTTCAAGATGAAGCACCATCTAACCAAGCACCTTAAAACCCATGGAGGGCTGCGGCCTTACGAGTGCAGCCTGTGTGGGAAGAAAGTGATTTGGAGAGACAGTTTCCTCAGACATCAGGCTCGATGTGAGAGACTTGCCTCCAGCTCCTCAGCTAACGGCAACAAcaccagcacagcagcagcagatgtggatgACAGCTACACTTATGGATTCGATGAAGGCGAGGCTTTTCTTGCCACAGGAGGACAGGTGAAAGTAGAGGAGGTGGACTTCCACGGGGAGATGGAGCACAGGATGGATGGGCTGTTGGGAAGTGTGTCTGGGATTGTGGATGAGCTTAGAACTCACTCACAAAACTTGGACACTGGCAATCATGTTTTTAAAGAGGAGGTGAGCGAGAGTTTTAGTggaaattaa
- the mbpa gene encoding uncharacterized protein mbpa isoform X1: MATASTSGQSTFGLGRKKKNPGLMDQISKFFGGDKKKRSKGSFRGHLASSPQQSSRRRTNENAVVHFFRSIVSSPRPKSRWREVLGLSDLLLLDDFETAQLFMNRNWPRRRVLRAQSRRSEDAETKAHCPESSTCDALIRNQEKPSPVHPLNAGAPSSKLSAKDKTTDLPMGEDERGETDLHTADSQPQEVLTH; encoded by the exons ATGGCTACAGCAAGCACCTCAGGGCAGAGCACCTTCGGGCTcgggaggaaaaagaagaaccCTGGACTCATGGATCAGATTAGCAAATTCTTCGgaggagacaaaaagaaaaggagcaag GGGTCGTTCCGGGGTCACCTGGCCTCCTCACCACAGCAGTCCAGCCGCCGCCGGACCAATGAAAATGCTGTGGTGCATTTCTTCAGGAGCATT GTTTCCTCTCCTCGTCCTAAATCCAGG TGGAGAGAAGTCTTGGGTTTG AGTGACTTGCTGCTTCTGGATGACTTTGAAACTGCTCAACTATTTATGAACCGCAACTG GCCTCGTCGCCGCGTGCTGAGAGCACAAAGTCGCCGGTCAGAAGACGCAGAGACCAAAGCACACTGTCCAGAATCTTCAACCTG TGATGCTCTCATCAGAAACCA GGAGAAGCCAAGTCCCGTCCACCCGCTAAACGCTGGAGCACCATCTTCTAAGCTCTCTGCCAAGGACAAAACCACAGATCTGCCGATGGGAGAAGACgaaagaggagaaacagatCTGCACACGGCAGATTCACAACCTCAAGAAGTGTTAACCCACTAA
- the mbpa gene encoding uncharacterized protein mbpa isoform X2, which translates to MATASTSGQSTFGLGRKKKNPGLMDQISKFFGGDKKKRSKGSFRGHLASSPQQSSRRRTNENAVVHFFRSIVSSPRPKSRWREVLGLSDLLLLDDFETAQLFMNRNWPRRRVLRAQSRRSEDAETKAHCPESSTWEKPSPVHPLNAGAPSSKLSAKDKTTDLPMGEDERGETDLHTADSQPQEVLTH; encoded by the exons ATGGCTACAGCAAGCACCTCAGGGCAGAGCACCTTCGGGCTcgggaggaaaaagaagaaccCTGGACTCATGGATCAGATTAGCAAATTCTTCGgaggagacaaaaagaaaaggagcaag GGGTCGTTCCGGGGTCACCTGGCCTCCTCACCACAGCAGTCCAGCCGCCGCCGGACCAATGAAAATGCTGTGGTGCATTTCTTCAGGAGCATT GTTTCCTCTCCTCGTCCTAAATCCAGG TGGAGAGAAGTCTTGGGTTTG AGTGACTTGCTGCTTCTGGATGACTTTGAAACTGCTCAACTATTTATGAACCGCAACTG GCCTCGTCGCCGCGTGCTGAGAGCACAAAGTCGCCGGTCAGAAGACGCAGAGACCAAAGCACACTGTCCAGAATCTTCAACCTG GGAGAAGCCAAGTCCCGTCCACCCGCTAAACGCTGGAGCACCATCTTCTAAGCTCTCTGCCAAGGACAAAACCACAGATCTGCCGATGGGAGAAGACgaaagaggagaaacagatCTGCACACGGCAGATTCACAACCTCAAGAAGTGTTAACCCACTAA
- the mbpa gene encoding myelin basic protein isoform X4 translates to MATASTSGQSTFGLGRKKKNPGLMDQISKFFGGDKKKRSKGSFRGHLASSPQQSSRRRTNENAVVHFFRSIASSPRAESTKSPVRRRRDQSTLSRIFNLGEAKSRPPAKRWSTIF, encoded by the exons ATGGCTACAGCAAGCACCTCAGGGCAGAGCACCTTCGGGCTcgggaggaaaaagaagaaccCTGGACTCATGGATCAGATTAGCAAATTCTTCGgaggagacaaaaagaaaaggagcaag GGGTCGTTCCGGGGTCACCTGGCCTCCTCACCACAGCAGTCCAGCCGCCGCCGGACCAATGAAAATGCTGTGGTGCATTTCTTCAGGAGCATT GCCTCGTCGCCGCGTGCTGAGAGCACAAAGTCGCCGGTCAGAAGACGCAGAGACCAAAGCACACTGTCCAGAATCTTCAACCTG GGAGAAGCCAAGTCCCGTCCACCCGCTAAACGCTGGAGCACCATCTTCTAA
- the mbpa gene encoding myelin basic protein isoform X3, translating to MATASTSGQSTFGLGRKKKNPGLMDQISKFFGGDKKKRSKGSFRGHLASSPQQSSRRRTNENAVVHFFRSIVSSPRPKSRWREVLGLASSPRAESTKSPVRRRRDQSTLSRIFNLGEAKSRPPAKRWSTIF from the exons ATGGCTACAGCAAGCACCTCAGGGCAGAGCACCTTCGGGCTcgggaggaaaaagaagaaccCTGGACTCATGGATCAGATTAGCAAATTCTTCGgaggagacaaaaagaaaaggagcaag GGGTCGTTCCGGGGTCACCTGGCCTCCTCACCACAGCAGTCCAGCCGCCGCCGGACCAATGAAAATGCTGTGGTGCATTTCTTCAGGAGCATT GTTTCCTCTCCTCGTCCTAAATCCAGG TGGAGAGAAGTCTTGGGTTTG GCCTCGTCGCCGCGTGCTGAGAGCACAAAGTCGCCGGTCAGAAGACGCAGAGACCAAAGCACACTGTCCAGAATCTTCAACCTG GGAGAAGCCAAGTCCCGTCCACCCGCTAAACGCTGGAGCACCATCTTCTAA
- the galr1a gene encoding galanin receptor type 1: MELQVENQSLLFSTNSARLPAKLVLGVGVDNFISLLIFGLIFILGVLGNTMVITVLARSKPGQPRSTTNIFILNLSVADLSYLLFCVPFQSTIYMLPTWVLGAFICKFIHYFFTVSMLVSIFTLSAMSVDRYVAIVHARKSSSIRVGRHAMVGVVLIWILSLVMASPVAHYQSIVEREDNNTFCWEVWPDHQRKVYVMCTFVFGYVLPLTLISVCYAKVINHLHKKLKNISKKSELSKKKTAQTVLVVVVVFCLSWLPHHIVHLWVEFGSFPLNQASFVFRMVAHCLAYSNSSVNPIIYAFLSENFRSSYKQVFWCRAPSECPLNDTRDLRSRMEAAPSTNISVTYKGHDSHISKML, encoded by the exons ATGGAGCTACAGGTGGAAAACCAAAGCCTGCTTTTCAGCACCAACAGTGCGAGGCTGCCGGCTAAACTTGTACTAGGAGTGGGTGTCGATAACTTCATTTCTCTTCTGATTTTTGGACTTATTTTCATCCTTGGGGTGCTTGGGAACACCATGGTGATCACGGTGCTGGCGCGCAGTAAACCGGGACAACCGAGAAGCACAACCAACATCTTCATCCTCAACCTGAGCGTGGCGGACCTGTCCTACCTCCTCTTCTGCGTCCCCTTCCAGTCCACCATCTACATGCTGCCCACATGGGTGCTGGGAGCTTTCATCTGCAAGTTCATCCATTATTTCTTCACCGTGTCTATGCTGGTCAGTATTTTCACTCTCTCGGCCATGTCCGTGGACCGATACGTGGCCATCGTCCACGCCAGGAAATCCTCGTCGATCCGGGTCGGGAGGCATGCCATGGTCGGGGTGGTGCTGATCTGGATCCTGTCTCTGGTCATGGCATCTCCGGTGGCGCACTACCAGAGCATCGTGGAGAGGGAGGACAACAACACCTTCTGCTGGGAAGTCTGGCCGGACCACCAGAGGAAGGTCTACGTGATGTGCACCTTTGTTTTCGGATACGTCCTGCCCCTCACGCTGATCTCAGTCTGCTATGCAAAG GTCATAAATCATCTGCACAAAAAGCTGAAGAACATCTCCAAAAAGTCCGAGCTCTCCAAAAAGAAG ACCGCACAGACAgtcctggtggtggtggtggtctTCTGTCTGTCCTGGCTGCCTCACCACATCGTCCACCTGTGGGTGGAGTTCGGCTCGTTCCCCCTGAACCAGGCGTCCTTCGTGTTCAGGATGGTGGCTCACTGCTTGGCCTACAGCAACTCGTCCGTCAACCCCATCATCTACGCCTTCCTGTCGGAGAACTTCAGGAGTTCATACAAACAGGTTTTCTGGTGCCGGGCGCCCAGCGAGTGTCCTCTGAACGACACCAGAGACCTCCGCAGCAGGATGGAGGCGGCACCGTCCACCAACATCAGTGTGACCTATAAAGGTCATGACTCTCACATCAGTAAAATGCTTTGA